TTTCTCAGCGGCTACTCTCGTTGACGTTCAGATAGCCAATTATCCCTTCACTACCATCGATGCGAACGTTGGTGTAACGTACGCGATAGCGGAGCACCCCTGCAGGGAGCTCGGCTGCCAGCCAAACCCCCAGAACTACGAGTATAAAGATGGCCTCGCGCTCATTCCGATAAAGATGATAGACGTGGCCGGCCTCGTTCCGGGGGCGCACGAGGGCCGTGGCTTGGGCAACAAGTTCCTCGACGACCTGAGGATGGCCTCCGCCCTAATCCACGTCGTTGACGCCACCGGCAAGACCGACGCCGAGGGCCAGCCCACGGAGCACCACGACCCGGTCGAGGACATAGAGTTCCTTGAGAGGGAGATAGATTACTGGATATACGGCATCCTCAGGAAGAACTGGGAGAAGTTCGCCAAGAGGATAAAGCTCCAGCACCTCAAGCTCGCCCAGGCAATAGCGGACCAGCTGACGGGAATTGGAGTTACGGAGGAGGACGCCTTCGAGGCCATCCACAAGCTCGGCCTCGACAACGACCCGACCAAGTGGAGCGATGAGGATTTGATGGCCTTCGTCCGGGAGCTGAGGAAGGTAAACAAGCCGATAATCATAGCCGCCAACAAGGCCGACGCGGCCGCCGATGCCCAGATAGAGCGCCTGATAAGGAAGGGCAGGAGCAGGGGGTACATAGTCGTGCCGACCAGCGCCGCGGCGGAGCTCACGCTGAGGAGAGCTGCAAAGGCCGGCTTCATAGACTACGTCCCCGGTTCGAGCGACTTCAAAATCCTCAGGCCAATGAGCCCCAAGCAGGAGAGGGCCCTTCAGCTGATAAAGGAGAAGGTTCTCGACCGCTTCGGCTCCACCGGCGTGCAGGAGGTCATAAACAGGGCAGTCTTTGAGCTTCTCAACCTCGTTCCTGTTTACCCGGTCGAGGACGAGCACAAGCTCACCGACGGGTTCGGCAACGTCCTGCCGCACGTCCATTTGCTGCCGAAAGGTTCAA
This Thermococcus cleftensis DNA region includes the following protein-coding sequences:
- a CDS encoding redox-regulated ATPase YchF, which gives rise to MEIGVVGKPNVGKSTFFSAATLVDVQIANYPFTTIDANVGVTYAIAEHPCRELGCQPNPQNYEYKDGLALIPIKMIDVAGLVPGAHEGRGLGNKFLDDLRMASALIHVVDATGKTDAEGQPTEHHDPVEDIEFLEREIDYWIYGILRKNWEKFAKRIKLQHLKLAQAIADQLTGIGVTEEDAFEAIHKLGLDNDPTKWSDEDLMAFVRELRKVNKPIIIAANKADAAADAQIERLIRKGRSRGYIVVPTSAAAELTLRRAAKAGFIDYVPGSSDFKILRPMSPKQERALQLIKEKVLDRFGSTGVQEVINRAVFELLNLVPVYPVEDEHKLTDGFGNVLPHVHLLPKGSTPRDLAYKVHTDLGKTFLYAVNARTHRRVGEDYELEFNDIIKIVATAR